The Longimicrobium sp. genome has a window encoding:
- the folK gene encoding 2-amino-4-hydroxy-6-hydroxymethyldihydropteridine diphosphokinase: MGDPPDGEVILGLGANLGDPLAQLARAVSALDGVVRIGRVSSVYRTEPVGYRDQPDFYNLVLMGTARGDPEAVLRALLEVERVLGRVRTFADAPRTIDIDLLAFGTRVMEVPGLTLPHPRMHQRGFVLHPLAEIAPEWRHPVLGQTARELLSAGAARERVERVGPLDPPPGALAPGRPSG; this comes from the coding sequence ATGGGCGATCCACCTGACGGCGAAGTGATCCTGGGGCTGGGGGCCAACCTGGGCGACCCCCTCGCGCAGCTCGCGCGCGCGGTGTCGGCGCTGGACGGCGTGGTGCGAATCGGCCGCGTGTCGTCCGTCTATCGCACGGAGCCGGTGGGCTACCGCGACCAGCCGGACTTCTACAACCTCGTCCTGATGGGTACGGCCCGCGGCGATCCCGAGGCGGTGCTGCGCGCGCTGCTGGAGGTGGAGCGCGTGCTGGGGCGGGTGCGCACCTTCGCGGACGCCCCCCGCACCATCGACATTGACCTGCTGGCGTTCGGAACGCGGGTGATGGAGGTGCCGGGGCTCACGCTGCCGCACCCGCGCATGCACCAGCGCGGCTTCGTGCTTCATCCGCTGGCCGAGATCGCCCCGGAGTGGCGGCATCCCGTACTGGGCCAGACGGCGCGGGAGTTGCTTTCCGCGGGGGCGGCGCGGGAGCGGGTGGAGCGTGTGGGCCCGCTGGATCCGCCACCGGGGGCGCTTGCCCCCGGGCGCCCGTCCGGCTAA